The segment GCGGTGCCCCGGCGGGGCATCGTGGTGGTCCGCAAGACCCGGCGGGAGATCGTGGACATGGTCGTCGTCTGGGCGGCCCTGGAGGGCATGGCCGCCCGCCTCGCCACCGCCCGGGCCTCGGACGAGGACCTGGGCGCGCTGGTCCTGAGTTTCCGGGAAACGCCCCTGCTCGCCGACGCGCGGGAAAGCGGCGCTTCCGTCAGCCTCGTCCCGGGCTATCCCGACCGGGCGATGGAGCTGGGGCGCGGCCTGATACGGCTTTCCGGATGCGCGCTGATCGAGACGCTCACCGGGAACATGGCGCCTCACATGCGCGGCATCCGCAAGCTCGAACTGCTGGACGGGGAACAGGCGGCCCGGGCCGCCGCCTGCCAGCTCGGCGTGATCGAGGCCCTGGAGGCCCGCGACGCGGACGCGGCCGAGGCGCTGATCCTGCGCCACAACCTCGACCTCGCGCTGCACATCCAGAGGAGCTGCGATTTCCCCGACTGACGGCCCGCGGCAAACCAGAAAAATTCCCAGGAGGAAACGGAAGCCATGCAAGCGAAAGACATCATGACCTCCCCGGTCATCACCGTCGGCCCCGACGTTCCCGTGGGGCAGGTCGCCAAGCTGCTGCTGGAGAAGCGGATCAGCGGCGTCCCCGTGGTCGCCGGCGACGGCCGGCTGCTGGGCGTCGTCAGCGAGGGCGACCTGCTGCGCCGGGTGGAGACCGGGACCGAGCGCCGCAAGCCGAGCTGGCTGGAGATGCTGATCGGCCAGGGCAGCGACGTCGGCGACTTCATCAAGTCCCACGGGCTCCATGCCGGCGACGTCATGACCCGCGAGGTGGTGAGCGCCGCGCCGGACGCCAGCCTCCGCGACCTCGCCGAGCTGATGGAACGCAACGGCATCAAGCGCGTGCCGATCGTGGAGGGCGGCGGGCTGGTCGGCATCGTCAGCCGCGCCAACCTGCTCAAGGGCCTGGTGGAGGACCGGGCAGGGGCTCCGGTGCAGAGCAGCGACGAGCAGATCCGGACCGGCTTGGCCGACCTGCTGCGGCGCGAGCCCTGGGTCGATCATCGCCGGATCAACGTCGTCGTTGCCGACGGGGTCGTCCAGCTCTGGGGCTCCGTCGAGAACGACGAGCAGCGCCGCGCCCTGGTGATCGCCGCCGAGAGCCACCCGGGCGTCCGCTCGGTCGAGGACCACCTGACGGCCAACTGGTTCACCAACGAGGCGGGGTGAAGGGAAGCCCGCACACGAGGCTTGCGGGCGCTTTGGTATCTGGTATACGGTATCCCAGTAAGAAGAACCAAGGTAACCATAACCGGAGGAAAATGCCCGCCATGGAAGGACAGGAATTCACCATCACGTTCGCCGGCAACGATCAGGAAATCGGCGCCAGCTTCCCGGTGATGCAGGAACTGAGGACCCAATACACCGACCTGGGCGCCTATCGCGACCAGATCCGCCGGCAGATGGACGACGGCTACAATCTGGCGCTTCTGTGGTTCAACGGCGAGGTGGCGGGTTGCGCCGGGTTCCGCGTCCACGAGACCCTGTCCCGCGGAAAGTACATGTATGTCGAGGACTTGGTGACCTCCGCCAAGCAGCGCTCGCACGGCTTCGGCGACAAGCTGTTCGATTGGCTGCAGGCCCAGGCGCGCGAGCGCGGGTGCGCCCAGATGGAGATCATCTCCGGCGTCCAGCGCGGCGACGCCCACCGCTTCTACCACCGCAAGCGCATGACCATAAAGGCGTTCCAGCTCGTCCTGCCGATCAAGGCCGACTGACGCGGGGCTGCACCGATGCTGTCCACGGGACTTCTGGTGCTCGCGGCCTTCGTCGCCGGGGTGGTCAACGCCATCGCCGGCGGCGGAGCCTTCATCACCTTTCCGGCCATGGTGTTCGCCGGCATCCCGCCGGTGCTCGCCAACGCGTCCAGCACGGTGGCGCTGTTCCCGGGGCAGGCGACCAGCGCGCTGGCCTACCGGCGCGACATCCTGGGAATCACCGAGTTCAGCCTGCCGGTCTTCGTCGGCCTGAGCCTGGTCGGCGGGCTGGTCGGCGCGCTGCTGCTTCTCTACACGCCCAACGCGGTGTTCGCCGACCTGGTGCCGTGGCTGATGCTGTTCGCCACCACCGTCTTCGCGGTCGGCAACTTCGCGCCCAAGGGCGTTTCCGCCCGGATGAGGCTGTCGGGAACGGCCGTGCTGGCGGTCCAGTTCGTCATCTCGATCTATGGCGGGTATTTCGGCGGCGGCATCGGGTTCCTGATGCTGGCGGCTCTGACCCTCTACGGCATGCGGGACATCCACGCGATGAACGGGATGAAGATCCTGCTGGCGACATTGATGAACGGCGCCGCGGTCGCCGCCTTCGTCCTCGCCGGCGCCGTCCACTGGACCGCGACGCTGCCGATGGCCGTCGCCTCGATCCTGGGAGGCTACGCGGGAGCCCGCGGCGCCCGGCTGATCGACCAGAAACTGCTCAAGCTCCTGGTCGTCGGCATCGCCGGCGCCATGACGGTGTACTTCTTCTGGCGCCAGGGATGACGGCCCCGGCCGCTCGACGGAGGATTGAACGGAAAGGACCCATCCGGCTATGCTCCCGATCGAAGGGAGCATCGAATGCCAAGAAGTCCGTCAACCGCAAATCCCAGTGCTCCGAAAGAGACTGATCAGCAGGCCGCGACGCCGGAGGAGCTCAACCTCGAAAGCCTCGCCGGCGTGGCGGCCTTCCATCTGCGGCTCGCGGCCGAAGCTTCCCAGCAGGCGTTCAACCGGCAGATCGAGGCGATCGGGCCC is part of the Skermanella rosea genome and harbors:
- a CDS encoding GNAT family N-acetyltransferase, whose product is MEGQEFTITFAGNDQEIGASFPVMQELRTQYTDLGAYRDQIRRQMDDGYNLALLWFNGEVAGCAGFRVHETLSRGKYMYVEDLVTSAKQRSHGFGDKLFDWLQAQARERGCAQMEIISGVQRGDAHRFYHRKRMTIKAFQLVLPIKAD
- a CDS encoding sulfite exporter TauE/SafE family protein, with translation MLSTGLLVLAAFVAGVVNAIAGGGAFITFPAMVFAGIPPVLANASSTVALFPGQATSALAYRRDILGITEFSLPVFVGLSLVGGLVGALLLLYTPNAVFADLVPWLMLFATTVFAVGNFAPKGVSARMRLSGTAVLAVQFVISIYGGYFGGGIGFLMLAALTLYGMRDIHAMNGMKILLATLMNGAAVAAFVLAGAVHWTATLPMAVASILGGYAGARGARLIDQKLLKLLVVGIAGAMTVYFFWRQG
- a CDS encoding GntR family transcriptional regulator, producing MAVPQPAAEQGTEAGTSFKMQAYRAVKDSILAMDVYGRRGEIRIDDREVAQALGISRTPVREALILLEHEGFVRAVPRRGIVVVRKTRREIVDMVVVWAALEGMAARLATARASDEDLGALVLSFRETPLLADARESGASVSLVPGYPDRAMELGRGLIRLSGCALIETLTGNMAPHMRGIRKLELLDGEQAARAAACQLGVIEALEARDADAAEALILRHNLDLALHIQRSCDFPD
- a CDS encoding CBS domain-containing protein, with product MQAKDIMTSPVITVGPDVPVGQVAKLLLEKRISGVPVVAGDGRLLGVVSEGDLLRRVETGTERRKPSWLEMLIGQGSDVGDFIKSHGLHAGDVMTREVVSAAPDASLRDLAELMERNGIKRVPIVEGGGLVGIVSRANLLKGLVEDRAGAPVQSSDEQIRTGLADLLRREPWVDHRRINVVVADGVVQLWGSVENDEQRRALVIAAESHPGVRSVEDHLTANWFTNEAG